A window of the Luteitalea sp. genome harbors these coding sequences:
- the hisH gene encoding imidazole glycerol phosphate synthase subunit HisH codes for MIALIDYRAGNLTSVRKALAFIGAEVRTPLTPEDLADAAGIIVPGVGNFGATAALDEPWRRAVRQAVAERRPLLGICLGLQWLFEGSEEAATLSGLGVLPGRCVRLGEKGDSPLFRLKVPHVGWNSLDLRGSSRLLEGVVSGTQAYFTHSFVAPPSTATVALTTHGEPFPSVVERDLVFGVQFHPEKSADAGLRILRNFMAMCL; via the coding sequence ATGATTGCGCTGATTGATTATCGTGCCGGGAATCTGACGTCGGTGCGGAAGGCGCTCGCCTTCATTGGCGCGGAGGTGCGAACACCCCTCACGCCGGAGGATCTGGCGGATGCGGCCGGCATCATCGTGCCTGGCGTCGGCAATTTCGGCGCCACAGCCGCCTTGGACGAGCCGTGGCGCCGGGCCGTCCGCCAGGCCGTCGCCGAGCGCCGGCCGCTGCTCGGGATCTGCCTCGGCCTGCAATGGTTGTTCGAGGGAAGCGAGGAGGCGGCGACTCTTTCGGGCCTCGGCGTGCTCCCCGGTCGGTGCGTCCGCCTCGGCGAAAAAGGGGACAGCCCCCTTTTTCGCTTGAAGGTTCCGCACGTAGGCTGGAACAGCCTGGACCTGCGCGGATCCTCCCGGCTGCTGGAGGGTGTCGTGAGCGGCACGCAGGCGTACTTCACGCACTCCTTCGTCGCGCCACCCAGCACCGCCACCGTGGCACTCACGACTCACGGGGAACCCTTCCCGAGCGTTGTCGAACGCGACCTGGTATTTGGGGTGCAGTTCCATCCGGAGAAGTCCGCCGACGCCGGCCTCCGCATCCTGCGCAACTTCATGGCAATGTGTCTCTGA
- the hisB gene encoding imidazoleglycerol-phosphate dehydratase HisB: protein MRRAVIHRQTRETDVRVSLGIEGKGRYQISTGIRFLDHMLELAARHGAFDLTVEAKGDLNVDQHHTVEDVGIALGDAFSKALGPRRGINRAGYFLMPMDETLGVAAIDLGGRAHVVVDLNVRARYVGDLQTELIHDFFEGFAQGARANVHLKVMYGRSSHHRVEAVFKAFARALRVACARDRQLARMLPSTKGLL from the coding sequence ATGCGGCGAGCGGTCATTCATCGGCAAACGCGCGAAACCGACGTTCGTGTGTCGCTCGGCATAGAAGGCAAAGGCCGTTATCAGATCAGCACCGGCATCCGCTTCCTCGATCACATGCTGGAGCTGGCGGCGCGCCATGGCGCATTCGATCTCACCGTCGAGGCCAAAGGTGACCTCAACGTCGACCAACATCATACGGTGGAAGATGTTGGCATCGCGCTCGGCGACGCATTCTCCAAAGCGCTCGGGCCTCGTCGCGGGATCAACCGTGCCGGTTACTTCCTGATGCCCATGGACGAGACGCTCGGCGTGGCGGCGATTGATCTCGGCGGGCGCGCGCATGTGGTCGTCGATCTCAACGTGCGCGCGCGGTATGTGGGCGATCTGCAGACCGAGCTGATCCACGATTTCTTCGAAGGGTTCGCGCAAGGCGCCCGCGCCAACGTTCATCTCAAGGTGATGTACGGCCGCTCCAGCCACCATCGCGTCGAAGCGGTGTTCAAGGCGTTCGCGCGCGCCCTCCGGGTGGCGTGCGCTCGCGATCGACAGTTGGCTCGTATGCTCCCGAGCACGAAGGGGCTGCTCTAA
- a CDS encoding aminotransferase class I/II-fold pyridoxal phosphate-dependent enzyme, with protein MTHEYERIEVPRDGLRLHLNENTGGCSPRVLEALARLGADDLATYPDYGCVEAAVAGFFGVDPARVLLTNGLDEGILAAAVAWLRGGASNEAVIVEPAFGMYADATEAAGGRIVTVPPDERLGVPLEATRAAVTPQTGLVFFASPANPSGLLVPRDTIAGIAGGLPPAAALFLDEAYADFADDNFLRELDRWPNVLVGRTFAKAYGLAGLRAGAVIGNAEAIRRLRRIVPPYSLNAVVAAVLPVALDDQQYVAWYRAQVEESRELIYDACRRLGLRYWPSEANFVLVHFGEALARVISGLSARRIYVRDRSSQPGCAGCARITAGVVAHTQACLRALEDVLASGP; from the coding sequence ATGACGCACGAGTACGAGCGAATCGAGGTGCCGCGCGACGGCTTGCGTCTCCACCTCAACGAGAACACCGGCGGATGCTCGCCGCGGGTGCTCGAGGCGCTGGCGCGCCTCGGTGCCGACGATCTGGCCACATACCCGGACTATGGCTGCGTAGAAGCAGCCGTGGCGGGCTTCTTCGGCGTGGACCCGGCGCGCGTGCTGCTGACCAATGGCCTGGACGAAGGCATCCTCGCCGCAGCAGTGGCCTGGCTTCGGGGCGGCGCGTCCAACGAAGCCGTCATCGTCGAGCCGGCGTTTGGCATGTACGCCGACGCCACCGAGGCAGCCGGTGGGCGCATCGTCACGGTGCCGCCCGATGAGCGGCTTGGTGTGCCGCTGGAGGCCACCCGTGCGGCGGTGACGCCCCAAACAGGGCTGGTGTTCTTCGCGAGCCCGGCCAATCCCAGCGGTCTGCTCGTGCCACGCGACACTATCGCCGGCATCGCAGGAGGATTGCCGCCAGCAGCCGCGCTCTTTCTGGACGAAGCCTACGCCGATTTCGCCGACGACAACTTTCTTCGCGAGCTCGATCGCTGGCCAAACGTTCTCGTGGGACGAACGTTCGCGAAGGCGTACGGCCTCGCAGGCCTTCGGGCGGGCGCGGTCATCGGCAACGCCGAGGCCATTCGCCGCCTGCGACGTATCGTGCCGCCATATAGCCTCAACGCGGTCGTCGCCGCCGTGCTGCCGGTGGCGCTGGACGACCAGCAGTACGTTGCCTGGTACCGCGCACAGGTCGAAGAGTCGCGCGAGCTGATCTACGACGCGTGCCGGCGACTGGGGCTGCGCTATTGGCCAAGCGAGGCGAACTTCGTCCTGGTGCACTTTGGCGAGGCGCTTGCTCGGGTGATCTCCGGTCTGTCCGCCCGGCGCATCTACGTGCGCGACCGGTCATCGCAGCCTGGCTGCGCCGGGTGTGCCCGTATCACTGCCGGTGTCGTGGCCCACACTCAGGCATGTCTGCGGGCGCTCGAAGACGTACTGGCTAGCGGCCCCTAG
- the hisD gene encoding histidinol dehydrogenase, protein MQIIVSSDTRAVARLIDRRPLAASGIERRVRAIVDDVRRGGDRAVVAYARQYDRIDGPVEVTRDEIADGVRRTPLQVRRALATAARHIRRVAKAQVPRGWKLTVAPGIVVEQRVTPLARVGCYVPGGRYPLPSSLLMTAIPARVAGVEEVIAVCPRPHPVVLAAAAAARVDRLFRVGGAHAVAALAYGTATIPRVDKIVGPGSTWVAAAKALVSRECAIDFHAGPSEIVVIASGSDAAWVAADLLAQAEHDVDARALLLTPSRRLARAVARIVDERLPADGPAAAALKRNGGIVLTRSVREAVALANRIAPEHLVCEDEAVARQVTAGTVFVGPWSAQAAGDYATGSNHVLPTNGAARFRGGLSASDFVRVSSLQRLTRKGLAAIAPTVTTLAEAEGLHGHAASIKVRLDPATRPRQRVRP, encoded by the coding sequence ATGCAAATCATCGTCTCTTCTGACACGCGTGCCGTGGCCCGGCTCATCGATCGCCGCCCGCTCGCGGCTTCCGGCATCGAGCGACGGGTTCGTGCGATCGTGGACGACGTCCGGCGCGGTGGTGATCGAGCGGTGGTGGCGTACGCTCGGCAATACGATCGGATCGATGGCCCGGTTGAGGTGACGCGCGACGAGATCGCGGACGGCGTACGCCGGACACCGCTGCAGGTGCGCCGTGCGCTTGCCACCGCAGCGCGTCACATTCGCCGGGTAGCCAAGGCCCAAGTGCCGCGCGGATGGAAGCTCACCGTGGCTCCTGGCATCGTCGTCGAGCAACGCGTGACCCCGCTTGCACGGGTCGGCTGTTACGTGCCCGGCGGCCGCTATCCCCTCCCGTCGTCGCTGCTGATGACCGCCATTCCGGCGCGTGTGGCGGGCGTCGAGGAGGTGATCGCCGTGTGCCCGCGGCCGCACCCAGTCGTCTTGGCGGCGGCGGCAGCGGCGCGCGTGGACCGCCTCTTTCGGGTCGGCGGCGCGCACGCGGTGGCCGCGCTGGCGTACGGAACCGCGACGATCCCGCGCGTTGACAAGATCGTCGGTCCAGGAAGCACCTGGGTCGCCGCGGCGAAGGCGCTCGTGTCGCGCGAGTGCGCCATCGACTTTCACGCGGGTCCGAGCGAGATCGTTGTCATCGCCAGCGGCAGCGATGCCGCGTGGGTGGCCGCGGATCTCCTCGCGCAGGCGGAGCACGACGTGGATGCCCGCGCGCTGCTGCTGACACCGAGCCGGCGGCTCGCACGCGCGGTCGCGCGCATCGTGGACGAGCGGCTGCCGGCCGACGGACCGGCGGCGGCGGCACTCAAGCGGAACGGCGGGATCGTGCTGACGCGCAGCGTGCGCGAGGCCGTTGCGCTTGCAAATCGCATCGCGCCAGAGCACTTGGTCTGCGAAGACGAAGCTGTCGCCCGCCAGGTGACGGCGGGTACGGTGTTCGTCGGACCGTGGAGCGCCCAGGCCGCAGGCGATTACGCGACAGGGTCGAATCACGTTCTTCCGACCAACGGGGCGGCGCGGTTCCGCGGCGGGTTGAGCGCGTCGGACTTCGTTCGCGTGTCGAGCCTCCAGCGGCTCACGCGAAAGGGGCTCGCCGCCATTGCCCCCACGGTGACGACGCTCGCCGAGGCGGAGGGCCTGCATGGCCACGCCGCATCGATCAAGGTTCGCCTGGATCCCGCCACACGGCCTCGCCAACGGGTGCGCCCATGA
- a CDS encoding ATP phosphoribosyltransferase, whose protein sequence is MTLRLGIPKGSLQEATVQLFARAGFNLYVSARSYFPASDDPELECLLIRAQEMARYVADGVLDAGLTGLDWIAEHRLANGGPELVRVAELVYAKQSFGRVRWVLAAPDESRFREARDFEGGTIATELVRVTEDYFRRQGVKVTVEFSWGATEVKPPVLADGIVEATETGSTLRANRLRIIDTVMESNTQLVANEQAWADPWKRTKIENVSLLLQAAIAAHGRVGIMLNVRRADLANLLALLPALRRPTISSLADEEWVALNTIIEERTVRDLIPKLKGAGAEGIVEYPLNKIVM, encoded by the coding sequence ATGACACTCCGCCTCGGCATCCCCAAGGGCTCGCTGCAGGAGGCTACCGTGCAGCTCTTCGCGCGGGCCGGCTTCAACCTTTACGTGAGCGCACGATCGTACTTCCCGGCCAGCGACGATCCGGAGCTGGAGTGCTTGCTGATCCGGGCGCAGGAAATGGCGCGCTACGTGGCGGACGGCGTCCTGGACGCCGGCTTGACCGGCCTGGACTGGATTGCCGAGCATCGCCTTGCGAACGGCGGTCCGGAACTGGTCCGGGTTGCCGAGCTCGTCTACGCCAAGCAGAGCTTCGGCCGCGTGCGCTGGGTGCTCGCAGCGCCCGACGAGTCGCGATTCCGGGAGGCGCGCGACTTCGAGGGTGGAACGATTGCCACCGAGCTTGTCCGCGTCACCGAAGACTACTTCCGGAGGCAAGGTGTGAAGGTCACCGTCGAGTTTTCATGGGGCGCCACCGAGGTCAAGCCGCCCGTCCTGGCCGACGGCATCGTCGAGGCCACCGAGACAGGCTCGACGCTCCGGGCGAACCGGCTGCGCATCATCGATACGGTGATGGAGTCGAACACGCAGCTGGTCGCCAACGAGCAGGCGTGGGCGGACCCGTGGAAGCGCACCAAGATCGAGAATGTCTCGCTGCTGCTCCAGGCTGCCATCGCTGCGCACGGACGTGTCGGCATCATGCTCAACGTCCGCCGGGCGGACTTGGCAAACCTGCTCGCGTTGTTGCCGGCGCTGCGACGTCCCACCATCTCGTCGCTCGCCGATGAGGAGTGGGTGGCGCTCAACACAATCATCGAAGAGCGGACGGTGAGAGATCTCATCCCGAAGCTCAAAGGCGCCGGAGCAGAAGGCATCGTCGAGTATCCCTTGAACAAGATCGTCATGTGA
- the hisI gene encoding phosphoribosyl-AMP cyclohydrolase, with protein sequence MDFSKLAGLIPAVVQDDESNEVLMVGFMNEEALQHTRATGYVTFFSRTRHALWTKGETSGNRLRVKRVLVDCDEDTLLIRVERLGDGNVCHTGERSCFFKDL encoded by the coding sequence ATGGACTTCAGCAAGCTGGCTGGCCTCATCCCCGCAGTCGTCCAGGATGACGAGAGCAACGAGGTGTTGATGGTCGGCTTCATGAACGAGGAGGCGCTGCAGCACACGCGCGCCACCGGATACGTGACGTTCTTCAGCCGCACGCGCCATGCGCTGTGGACGAAGGGAGAGACGTCTGGCAATCGCTTGCGCGTCAAGCGCGTGCTCGTCGATTGCGACGAGGACACGCTCCTGATTCGTGTCGAGCGCCTCGGTGACGGCAACGTGTGCCACACGGGAGAGCGCAGCTGCTTTTTCAAGGACCTATGA